The proteins below come from a single Petrotoga sibirica DSM 13575 genomic window:
- the istA gene encoding IS21 family transposase — protein MVQYNYIRFLYFNKHKSQREIAKEMGIHRATVKRAIKNPEQKYHMNVERDKPVNGDFEKRIKHLLEYNSNQPKNQKLTKRRIYELICEEGYKGSYSSFTYQARKIEEKLGINQKEGFLKLVPLRGSMQADFGEVYVMQDKMPRKIHVFCAKLCYSKVEFVKAYPGESTEFFFDGLTSAFDFFGGVPKKIIFDNLKPAVKEVLTGRERILQEEFVKFQSFYCFESEFCGPAKGNEKGMVENLVKYVENNYFLPRVEFKSFDILNLELEEKCHRRFKKGRYEGESWEKRILDEDFLPLKERYVFARIKEAKVDTYQLIHLEKNRYSVPTNYIGKKVEVHIYPFKVKVIYKGEVIAEHERMFGKNKESLNPYHFLPLLRKKARAYEQAKVIQDWGLPQIYEKYHKMLQAHLSSDSKGTREFIDILKLTQQYTVEVVAKILKELDEKNRYSYQEVLSVLRYQTQHKPKTELLSEEKLKSLDLDKHTTTYMPLSTYNELLRKVGCENER, from the coding sequence ATGGTACAATACAATTATATAAGATTTTTGTATTTTAACAAACACAAAAGTCAAAGAGAGATAGCAAAAGAAATGGGGATACACCGAGCAACGGTCAAAAGAGCTATCAAGAACCCAGAACAGAAGTATCATATGAACGTTGAGAGAGATAAACCTGTAAATGGTGATTTTGAAAAACGTATCAAACATTTGTTGGAATACAATTCAAACCAACCCAAGAATCAAAAGTTAACCAAAAGGCGTATATACGAACTCATCTGTGAAGAAGGATACAAAGGAAGTTATTCCTCCTTCACCTATCAAGCAAGGAAGATAGAAGAGAAACTTGGTATCAATCAAAAAGAAGGTTTTTTAAAATTAGTGCCACTAAGAGGTAGTATGCAGGCAGACTTTGGTGAAGTTTACGTGATGCAAGATAAGATGCCAAGAAAGATACACGTATTCTGTGCAAAGTTATGCTACAGCAAGGTGGAGTTTGTTAAAGCTTATCCAGGAGAGTCTACAGAGTTTTTCTTTGATGGATTAACATCGGCGTTTGATTTTTTTGGTGGAGTTCCAAAAAAGATAATCTTTGACAATTTAAAACCTGCGGTGAAGGAAGTACTAACAGGAAGAGAAAGGATACTACAAGAAGAGTTTGTCAAATTCCAGTCCTTCTACTGTTTTGAATCTGAGTTCTGTGGTCCAGCTAAAGGCAATGAAAAAGGGATGGTAGAAAATCTTGTTAAATACGTTGAAAACAACTACTTCTTACCGAGAGTTGAGTTCAAAAGTTTCGACATACTCAATTTGGAATTAGAGGAAAAATGTCATCGAAGGTTCAAAAAAGGAAGGTATGAAGGAGAAAGCTGGGAAAAGAGAATCCTTGATGAAGATTTTCTTCCTCTCAAAGAAAGATACGTATTTGCAAGGATAAAAGAAGCAAAGGTAGACACATATCAACTGATTCATTTGGAAAAGAACAGATACTCTGTACCGACAAATTACATTGGTAAAAAGGTTGAAGTTCACATCTACCCATTCAAGGTAAAGGTAATCTACAAAGGAGAGGTTATAGCAGAGCATGAAAGGATGTTTGGGAAAAACAAAGAGAGTTTAAACCCATACCATTTTCTACCTTTACTAAGAAAAAAGGCAAGGGCATACGAACAAGCTAAGGTCATTCAAGATTGGGGATTACCTCAGATATATGAAAAGTACCATAAGATGCTGCAAGCTCATCTTAGCTCTGATTCAAAAGGAACAAGAGAGTTCATAGACATACTAAAATTAACCCAACAATACACCGTTGAAGTTGTAGCAAAGATACTAAAGGAATTGGACGAAAAGAACCGTTACAGTTACCAAGAAGTGTTAAGTGTACTAAGGTATCAAACACAACACAAACCCAAAACGGAACTCCTATCGGAAGAAAAGCTAAAATCCCTTGATTTAGACAAACACACTACCACTTACATGCCTTTAAGTACTTACAATGAACTACTTCGAAAAGTGGGGTGTGAAAATGAAAGATGA
- a CDS encoding ATP-binding protein → MKDELREQLKYCRLSGILERYDDTLKEAKRNDWDNERFFETLIQCEVISRGNNRFQRLLHQAKFPNLKTID, encoded by the coding sequence ATGAAAGATGAACTAAGAGAACAGCTGAAATATTGTCGGCTATCCGGTATATTAGAACGGTATGACGATACACTAAAAGAGGCAAAAAGAAACGATTGGGACAACGAAAGATTTTTTGAAACGTTGATTCAATGTGAAGTCATATCAAGGGGAAACAATAGATTTCAAAGGTTATTACACCAAGCAAAGTTCCCTAATCTAAAAACGATAGAC